A genomic segment from Chitinophaga niabensis encodes:
- a CDS encoding FecR family protein has protein sequence MMQEIDYNLLVNVIDGNATPEEMTLVETWLSASEENRELYFRVKDILDQQKAHTLNIDTAAAWEDVTRQLKERTRVKRMKWLKYAAMIAVLILAGGLATYFNSGRRSPAPEMQLVQTTTLQSKVLPDGTKVWLKAGGTLSYRSSFGKGDRDIWVTGTAFFDVAKEETPFNIHAANMEIAVLGTSFTIHEKAIIVNSGKVKATAQGQEMLVLPNERVQITTAGLQKDKVNAQIYGAWKDGDYQFDNTTIDELKDMINSNYGLDVTVISPSEFKGSAISGYMKIADEASLVKILSAMLNASIIRKGDILTIQPK, from the coding sequence ATGATGCAAGAAATAGATTATAACCTCCTGGTAAATGTTATTGATGGCAATGCCACACCGGAAGAAATGACCCTGGTTGAAACCTGGTTATCAGCTTCCGAAGAAAACAGGGAACTCTATTTCAGGGTCAAGGACATCCTTGATCAGCAAAAGGCACATACATTAAATATTGATACTGCGGCTGCATGGGAAGATGTAACACGCCAACTGAAAGAGCGCACCAGGGTAAAACGGATGAAATGGCTGAAATACGCAGCCATGATTGCCGTATTGATCCTGGCAGGTGGTCTTGCCACCTATTTTAATTCCGGCAGGCGTTCTCCTGCCCCTGAAATGCAGCTGGTTCAAACAACTACCCTGCAATCAAAGGTTTTACCCGATGGTACCAAAGTATGGCTGAAAGCCGGGGGAACTTTATCCTATCGTTCCTCATTCGGTAAAGGAGACAGGGACATCTGGGTTACCGGTACCGCTTTCTTTGATGTGGCAAAAGAAGAAACGCCTTTTAATATACATGCCGCCAATATGGAAATTGCAGTACTGGGTACTTCATTTACCATACATGAAAAAGCCATTATCGTAAACAGCGGAAAAGTGAAAGCAACGGCGCAAGGCCAGGAAATGCTGGTACTGCCGAATGAAAGGGTTCAGATAACTACAGCCGGTTTACAGAAAGATAAAGTGAACGCACAAATATATGGCGCCTGGAAAGATGGAGATTATCAGTTTGACAATACAACCATTGATGAGTTGAAAGACATGATCAATAGTAATTATGGACTAGATGTGACCGTAATAAGTCCCTCCGAATTTAAAGGAAGCGCTATTAGCGGATATATGAAAATCGCAGATGAAGCCTCTTTAGTAAAGATACTGTCAGCCATGTTAAATGCCAGTATAATAAGGAAGGGAGATATTTTAACTATTCAACCAAAGTAA
- a CDS encoding sigma-70 family RNA polymerase sigma factor, protein MQQDPQREDMDPLDTAQIFHKYYVALVGYACKFVDLQTAEDLVQDVFIQTYDKIPENARSYLFRSVHNKCQDHFKHQEVHRRYVNEARILQDELTYFHPDTGNKSLLEEESNVWNAIEQLPPKCREIVKLRYQRGLKTIEISDAMGISSRTVETQLYKGIKQLRSMIKKLNYLLSTLF, encoded by the coding sequence ATGCAGCAGGACCCGCAGCGCGAAGACATGGACCCCCTGGACACAGCGCAGATATTTCATAAATATTATGTAGCGCTGGTAGGTTATGCCTGTAAGTTTGTAGATCTGCAAACCGCAGAAGACCTTGTACAGGATGTATTTATCCAAACGTATGACAAAATACCGGAGAATGCCCGCAGCTACCTGTTCCGTAGTGTCCATAATAAATGCCAGGACCATTTCAAACACCAGGAAGTACACCGCAGATATGTGAATGAAGCCAGGATACTCCAGGACGAGTTAACATACTTCCACCCTGATACCGGAAATAAAAGCCTGCTGGAAGAAGAAAGCAATGTTTGGAATGCCATAGAGCAATTACCTCCTAAATGCCGGGAGATCGTTAAACTCCGTTACCAAAGGGGGCTCAAGACAATTGAAATCTCCGATGCCATGGGAATCTCCTCCCGTACTGTGGAAACACAGTTATATAAAGGTATCAAGCAACTCCGCAGCATGATCAAAAAGCTCAATTACCTGCTTAGCACCCTGTTTTAA
- the yiaA gene encoding inner membrane protein YiaA: MKQKPSIAFVAASWVALFTGMLGFIIGLWNATMQLNEKGYYFTILMYGLFAAVSVQKCVRDRLEGIPVTDIYYGISWVSMLLTLILLIVGLWNATLLPSEKGFYAFAFLLSIFGAIAVQKNTRDAQAAGKEPENIREEK; encoded by the coding sequence ATGAAACAAAAACCGTCTATTGCGTTTGTTGCAGCTTCCTGGGTTGCTTTATTTACAGGCATGCTGGGGTTTATTATCGGATTGTGGAACGCCACTATGCAGTTGAATGAAAAAGGTTATTACTTCACCATCCTGATGTATGGCCTCTTTGCTGCTGTTTCAGTGCAGAAATGTGTGCGGGACAGGCTGGAAGGGATTCCTGTAACAGATATTTATTATGGTATCAGCTGGGTATCTATGTTACTGACACTGATCCTGTTGATCGTAGGTTTATGGAATGCCACCCTGCTGCCCAGCGAAAAAGGATTTTATGCCTTTGCTTTCCTGCTGAGCATCTTTGGAGCCATCGCCGTGCAAAAGAATACCCGCGATGCGCAGGCTGCCGGGAAAGAACCTGAAAACATCAGGGAAGAAAAATAA
- a CDS encoding NIPSNAP family protein — MKNSTLSFLLLIFCSLSVFAGEKPPAREYYQIRIYHLKTDAQVQVVENYLNQAFLPALHRAGIKQVGVFKPIAQDTADLRIYVLIPFKTLTRFEELPALLEKDAAHASAGKDYLDAPYNNKPYARIEDILLKAFKDMPVLTPSAVTGPKSERVYELRSYESPTEKYAVNKIKMFNDGNEFGIFRKLNFNTVFCGEVLAGSKMPNLMYMTTFKDKADRDAHWKAFSADPDWKTLSAIESYKNNVSKNEQFFLRPTEYSDL; from the coding sequence ATGAAAAATTCCACCTTATCTTTTCTGCTATTGATCTTTTGCAGTTTATCCGTATTTGCAGGAGAAAAGCCGCCAGCAAGGGAGTATTATCAGATCAGGATCTACCATCTCAAAACAGACGCACAGGTACAGGTAGTGGAAAACTACCTCAACCAGGCTTTCTTACCTGCACTGCACCGCGCAGGCATTAAACAGGTAGGCGTATTTAAACCCATTGCGCAGGACACGGCCGATCTGCGTATCTATGTATTGATACCCTTTAAAACACTCACCCGTTTTGAAGAGCTGCCAGCCCTGCTGGAAAAGGATGCCGCCCATGCCAGTGCGGGAAAGGATTACCTGGACGCTCCCTATAATAATAAACCTTATGCACGCATAGAAGACATCCTGCTGAAGGCTTTTAAAGATATGCCGGTATTGACACCCTCTGCGGTAACAGGCCCTAAAAGTGAACGTGTATATGAATTACGCAGCTACGAAAGCCCCACGGAAAAGTATGCGGTGAATAAAATAAAAATGTTCAATGACGGAAATGAGTTCGGCATCTTCCGTAAGCTCAATTTCAACACCGTGTTTTGCGGGGAAGTACTGGCAGGCAGCAAAATGCCCAATCTTATGTACATGACGACTTTTAAAGATAAAGCAGACAGGGATGCCCATTGGAAAGCGTTTTCAGCAGACCCCGACTGGAAAACACTTTCTGCCATTGAATCCTATAAGAATAACGTGTCTAAGAACGAACAATTCTTTCTGCGTCCAACGGAGTATTCTGACCTGTAA
- a CDS encoding suppressor of fused domain protein codes for MSNAPVVLLEQPNNRGTITAVVEQDDRTAYFYLYPSDILGGRYNMRPCWLRNLIPAPASKDVLGMQNGMAPLLEARFCNHPEGKAPLDPEELAIMWTEEDDGAAVFYQGQPLGIIPGWSLSSDRPVGYAVDCIGAEDESILFPLGNPESNVLHQRIARSAAFWDKWGDEENNPWMPIQQEFLNAYEEQFDKMLQYYAIDEQKWPPMALARFEKDNIVYFISIGISIRPMPWVELLYNDKAPGFRRMELGIAVDKNEFTEGEIMAMAQGLSGIADSPWRNLSWFGEGHTISSQVVPASFESFILSSALYNGPAINLPQMEGDKVNLYWASPITKAEREFAHSKANGGYDLLEKMIQSGITHVVKKREGIIS; via the coding sequence ATGTCGAATGCACCTGTAGTTTTATTAGAACAGCCCAATAACCGTGGCACGATCACGGCTGTGGTTGAGCAAGATGACCGAACAGCCTATTTTTATCTTTACCCGTCTGATATATTAGGTGGCCGTTACAATATGCGCCCATGCTGGCTTCGTAATTTAATACCTGCACCTGCTTCAAAAGATGTATTGGGCATGCAGAATGGCATGGCACCTTTACTGGAAGCACGTTTTTGCAACCACCCGGAAGGTAAGGCCCCGCTTGATCCTGAAGAACTGGCCATTATGTGGACGGAAGAAGATGATGGGGCAGCTGTTTTCTACCAGGGCCAGCCCCTGGGTATTATTCCCGGCTGGAGTTTATCCTCGGACCGCCCGGTGGGTTATGCAGTAGATTGCATAGGCGCAGAGGATGAAAGTATTTTATTCCCCCTGGGAAATCCGGAATCGAATGTATTACATCAAAGGATAGCACGCAGTGCAGCCTTCTGGGATAAATGGGGAGATGAAGAGAATAATCCCTGGATGCCCATACAACAGGAATTTCTGAACGCTTATGAAGAGCAGTTCGATAAGATGTTGCAGTACTACGCAATTGATGAACAGAAATGGCCGCCTATGGCATTGGCCAGGTTTGAAAAAGATAACATCGTTTATTTTATTTCCATAGGTATTAGTATCCGGCCCATGCCCTGGGTGGAATTATTGTATAATGACAAGGCGCCCGGATTCAGAAGGATGGAATTGGGTATAGCGGTGGATAAAAATGAATTCACAGAGGGAGAGATCATGGCGATGGCACAAGGGCTTTCCGGAATAGCAGATAGCCCCTGGCGGAACCTCAGCTGGTTTGGGGAAGGCCATACCATCAGCTCCCAGGTGGTACCTGCTTCTTTCGAGAGCTTCATTCTTTCTTCTGCTTTATATAATGGACCAGCTATTAACCTGCCGCAAATGGAAGGTGATAAAGTGAACTTATACTGGGCCAGTCCTATTACAAAAGCAGAGCGGGAGTTTGCACACAGTAAAGCCAATGGGGGCTATGATCTTTTGGAGAAGATGATCCAAAGCGGGATCACACATGTGGTGAAAAAACGGGAAGGTATTATTTCTTAA
- a CDS encoding right-handed parallel beta-helix repeat-containing protein, translating into MRVLLMIILLAGVTTSACSKRNSPSGTQEPPRQNTFYVAPTGNDANAGTPAAPIRSINTALGKAIPGDTVIVKGGTYYEKVVFPKSGRLEKLITLKAFPGERAIIDGTGLSITGKEALVFIRNASYVVFEGFEVCNYKSSTPWVNINGIVADQGSSNIIIRKNKIYNIEHNVNPEDGRSGHAIEIIGNTAIPMKNIVVEENEIHDCNTGYSENLTINGYVDGFVIRKNTIYNAENIGIDAAGGYAANTVPAYNYARNGLITENHLYNINMRTGPIGGIHSYGAIGIYIDGARNIIVERNKVHDTDRGIGIVSENDAFPTSDCIVRNNFVYNNFRVGIYLGGYLGYTGGGTRNCYVLNNTLYKNNRVLGAFDEIEGELRLTENCFDNVIRNNLVYGGPADLFVHKYTNTGSGNIIDNNLYFTTNTPGWIWNTTNGTPYTDFAAWKAATNVDANSIYGADPLITDPTLPDLRIQITSPAKNAGFVISAEKQGTLDIEGNPRIANGKISIGAHQ; encoded by the coding sequence ATGCGAGTATTACTAATGATCATATTACTGGCAGGTGTTACGACCTCTGCCTGTAGCAAAAGGAACAGCCCCTCCGGCACGCAGGAACCTCCCCGCCAGAATACTTTCTATGTGGCACCCACGGGGAATGATGCTAATGCGGGCACTCCCGCTGCTCCTATACGCAGCATCAATACAGCGCTTGGCAAAGCGATCCCCGGAGATACCGTGATCGTAAAAGGAGGCACCTATTACGAAAAAGTAGTGTTCCCTAAATCCGGCAGGCTGGAAAAACTCATCACCTTAAAAGCCTTTCCGGGAGAAAGAGCGATCATCGATGGCACCGGTCTTTCTATCACCGGAAAAGAAGCGCTGGTCTTTATCCGCAATGCCAGTTACGTGGTGTTTGAAGGATTTGAAGTGTGCAACTACAAAAGCAGCACGCCCTGGGTGAATATCAATGGTATCGTGGCAGACCAGGGATCAAGCAATATCATTATCCGGAAGAACAAGATCTATAACATTGAACATAATGTTAATCCGGAGGATGGCAGGAGTGGCCATGCTATTGAGATCATCGGTAATACTGCCATTCCGATGAAAAACATTGTTGTAGAAGAGAATGAGATCCATGACTGCAATACCGGCTACAGCGAGAATCTTACAATCAATGGATACGTGGATGGTTTTGTGATCCGGAAGAATACTATTTACAATGCAGAGAACATTGGTATCGATGCTGCCGGTGGATATGCTGCAAATACGGTTCCGGCTTATAATTATGCCCGCAACGGACTCATTACCGAAAATCATTTATATAATATCAATATGAGAACAGGCCCTATTGGTGGCATTCACAGTTATGGCGCTATTGGTATCTATATTGATGGGGCACGTAATATAATTGTAGAAAGGAACAAGGTGCATGATACAGACCGTGGCATCGGCATCGTCAGTGAAAATGATGCTTTCCCCACCAGCGATTGTATTGTCCGCAACAACTTTGTGTATAATAATTTCCGGGTAGGAATATACCTGGGAGGTTACCTGGGATATACCGGTGGCGGCACCCGCAATTGTTATGTGCTGAACAATACGCTGTATAAGAACAACAGGGTATTAGGGGCATTTGACGAAATAGAAGGAGAACTACGCCTCACAGAAAATTGCTTTGATAATGTGATCCGCAACAATCTTGTGTATGGCGGCCCAGCGGACCTGTTTGTACACAAATACACCAACACCGGCAGCGGTAATATCATTGACAATAACCTGTACTTCACCACCAATACACCCGGTTGGATCTGGAATACCACTAACGGTACCCCTTACACGGATTTTGCCGCATGGAAAGCGGCCACAAATGTAGATGCTAACTCAATATATGGTGCAGATCCTTTGATCACTGACCCTACGCTGCCTGATCTGCGGATACAGATCACATCCCCTGCAAAGAACGCCGGCTTTGTGATCTCCGCAGAGAAGCAGGGAACGTTGGATATAGAAGGAAACCCAAGGATCGCGAACGGTAAGATCAGTATCGGAGCACATCAATAG
- a CDS encoding IPT/TIG domain-containing protein, with product MIKPLIRSIIFSAVFIAGCKKDDKNVHVDGAPMSVESFVPLQGGGGTSILISGVNFTGDTSQLEITINGNKLAIVGANTKQIMAVVPKKCGSGKVTVKIGKDVVNSTMDFNYVFTRTVSTLAGNGNSGYANGKGDEVEFNFKGEPWYRSQGIAVDKDLNVYVADPGNHCIRKIDSTGTVTLFCGNPNSSGYADGKGLDAKFIYPYDVAVDKDGNVFSVDPINWDIRKITPDGTATTWLWAAQEPWMVAIDKSTNLPYYGNHSGAGGIYKITAQFAAERIIADISWPAGFDFDKDGNLYLSGNGDNTITKYAKGTWAPTIIAGQKGVAGYQNGPGPAAKFSNPWGLEVDAAGNIFVAGNGTGGGDVNSPDQSIRFIAANTWTVSTYAGSSSAGYSDAIGESAAFSAPGGVAIDKNGTVYVLDKNNNRVRKIVSE from the coding sequence ATGATCAAGCCTTTAATAAGATCTATCATATTCTCAGCCGTTTTCATTGCCGGTTGTAAAAAGGACGATAAAAATGTTCATGTGGACGGCGCGCCCATGTCGGTTGAAAGTTTTGTACCCCTGCAAGGTGGCGGCGGAACATCCATCCTCATCAGCGGTGTGAATTTCACCGGGGATACTTCCCAGCTGGAGATCACTATCAATGGCAACAAACTCGCCATCGTTGGTGCCAATACCAAACAGATCATGGCCGTAGTGCCTAAAAAATGCGGATCAGGAAAAGTAACCGTAAAGATCGGGAAAGATGTGGTGAACAGCACCATGGATTTCAATTATGTATTCACCAGAACGGTTAGCACACTCGCGGGGAATGGAAATTCCGGTTATGCCAATGGAAAAGGGGACGAAGTGGAGTTTAATTTCAAAGGAGAACCCTGGTACAGAAGCCAGGGTATAGCAGTGGATAAGGATCTGAACGTGTATGTAGCCGACCCCGGTAATCACTGCATCCGTAAAATAGACAGTACGGGAACAGTGACCCTTTTCTGCGGTAATCCTAACAGCAGCGGTTACGCAGATGGTAAAGGTCTGGATGCCAAATTCATCTATCCTTATGATGTGGCAGTAGATAAGGATGGAAACGTATTCAGTGTTGACCCCATTAACTGGGATATCCGCAAGATCACGCCGGACGGTACAGCCACTACCTGGTTATGGGCTGCGCAGGAGCCATGGATGGTAGCAATTGATAAATCCACCAACCTGCCTTATTATGGTAATCACTCTGGCGCAGGCGGTATTTACAAAATAACGGCACAGTTCGCTGCCGAAAGGATCATTGCAGATATTTCGTGGCCAGCCGGTTTTGATTTTGACAAAGACGGTAACCTTTATCTTTCCGGTAACGGGGATAACACTATTACTAAATACGCCAAAGGAACCTGGGCCCCCACTATCATTGCAGGGCAGAAAGGAGTGGCCGGTTATCAGAATGGCCCCGGCCCTGCAGCTAAGTTCTCCAATCCCTGGGGGCTGGAAGTAGATGCAGCAGGCAATATTTTCGTTGCCGGAAATGGTACCGGTGGAGGAGATGTAAACAGTCCTGATCAAAGTATCCGTTTCATTGCAGCCAATACCTGGACGGTATCAACTTATGCAGGAAGTAGTTCCGCCGGTTATTCGGATGCCATTGGAGAATCTGCTGCATTCAGTGCGCCAGGTGGTGTAGCTATTGATAAGAATGGTACCGTTTACGTGCTTGACAAAAATAATAACAGGGTTAGAAAAATAGTTTCAGAATAG
- a CDS encoding RagB/SusD family nutrient uptake outer membrane protein, with amino-acid sequence MNKHKYLLLLCAGILLSCSKYLDKKPDNLLTEDQIWQTRANAEAYLNNIYYTVYNGMDGGDYATVGASDESSVSISTVNVRQMVSGNWSVSSGYFYNWGAYYTALRKSFIFEQNIDKVPAVQLSNDLKAQYKAENLFLRGYFYWMLLKQYGPYVKVTGLIEQDADFNKYPRAPFDTCVTYINQLMDQAMQGLPAAWSSSSNLGRPTKGSCMAIKVKAAVLAASPLWNGNPSFANFKNQDGTALAPATADVNKWKIAADAAKRLIDSGQYKLFTNLDNGGTTFNPYESVRDVHLTNWNDEIIFANVGWSRWGWTKCASPGPGAYNMYNATQNLVDAFSMINGRTIDDPASNYVETGFAPANSTATWGGHRKGEWNMYANREPRFYANIMYNARPVVPAQTVDDKNYYSSDNNIDGTGRVEFYYNGKSGQKSSGSNNITGYLPLKRISPNSNIRQDNVTFHGPYILIRYAEILLDYVEALNEYDPNNADIVKYLNMIRTRAGIPGIETVYPDAVGNTAKMREHILRERQVELCFESDRYSTLVRRLLLGLPKYTAIYGMDVNANDNGTGFSFTGFYNRKLFQQRFWDNKMYLFPIQLGDIERDRALVQNPGW; translated from the coding sequence ATGAATAAGCATAAATACCTGTTACTGCTTTGTGCAGGCATCTTGCTCTCCTGTAGTAAATACCTGGATAAAAAGCCAGATAACCTTCTCACAGAAGATCAGATCTGGCAAACAAGGGCAAATGCAGAAGCTTATCTGAATAATATCTATTACACTGTGTATAATGGTATGGATGGCGGAGACTATGCCACCGTAGGGGCATCAGATGAAAGTTCCGTATCTATCTCCACTGTGAACGTAAGGCAAATGGTGAGCGGCAACTGGAGTGTTTCCAGCGGTTACTTTTACAACTGGGGCGCATATTATACCGCGCTGCGGAAGTCTTTCATCTTTGAACAGAATATAGATAAGGTGCCCGCCGTACAATTAAGCAATGACCTGAAGGCACAATACAAAGCAGAGAACCTTTTCCTTCGTGGTTATTTTTACTGGATGCTGCTCAAACAATATGGCCCTTACGTAAAAGTAACCGGCCTCATTGAGCAGGATGCGGATTTTAATAAATATCCACGCGCACCTTTCGATACCTGCGTAACCTATATCAATCAATTGATGGACCAGGCAATGCAGGGGCTTCCGGCAGCATGGTCCAGTTCCAGTAACCTCGGCAGGCCTACCAAAGGTTCCTGCATGGCCATAAAAGTAAAAGCCGCAGTGCTGGCAGCCAGTCCTCTTTGGAACGGCAACCCTTCCTTCGCTAATTTCAAAAATCAGGATGGTACAGCGCTGGCACCTGCCACTGCTGACGTGAACAAATGGAAGATAGCCGCTGATGCCGCAAAAAGACTGATAGACTCCGGACAGTATAAATTATTCACCAACCTGGATAATGGCGGAACAACCTTTAACCCATACGAATCTGTAAGGGATGTACACTTAACCAACTGGAACGATGAGATCATTTTCGCCAATGTAGGCTGGAGCCGCTGGGGCTGGACGAAATGTGCTTCCCCTGGTCCGGGCGCTTACAACATGTACAATGCCACTCAGAACCTGGTTGACGCTTTCTCCATGATCAACGGCCGCACCATCGATGATCCCGCTTCCAATTATGTGGAAACAGGTTTTGCTCCTGCCAACAGCACAGCCACCTGGGGCGGTCATAGAAAAGGAGAGTGGAACATGTATGCCAACCGCGAACCAAGGTTCTATGCCAATATCATGTACAACGCCAGACCGGTAGTGCCGGCACAAACAGTGGATGATAAGAATTATTATTCTTCAGACAATAATATAGATGGTACCGGCCGCGTAGAATTCTATTACAACGGGAAATCCGGTCAGAAATCTTCGGGTAGCAATAATATTACCGGCTACCTGCCTTTAAAAAGGATCAGTCCCAATAGTAATATCCGCCAGGATAATGTAACCTTTCATGGCCCATACATCCTCATCCGCTATGCAGAGATCCTGCTGGACTATGTAGAGGCATTGAATGAATACGATCCTAACAATGCAGACATCGTGAAGTACCTGAACATGATCAGAACACGCGCAGGTATTCCGGGGATTGAAACCGTTTACCCTGATGCAGTAGGTAACACCGCTAAAATGCGGGAGCATATTTTAAGGGAGCGCCAGGTGGAACTTTGTTTTGAAAGCGATCGCTACTCCACACTGGTACGCAGGTTATTACTCGGCTTACCTAAATACACCGCCATCTATGGTATGGATGTAAATGCCAACGATAACGGTACGGGTTTCTCTTTTACCGGTTTCTACAATCGCAAACTCTTCCAGCAAAGGTTCTGGGATAATAAAATGTATCTCTTCCCCATTCAGCTGGGAGATATTGAAAGAGACAGGGCATTGGTGCAGAATCCGGGATGGTAA